A segment of the Thermodesulfobacteriota bacterium genome:
TCCACAACGCGGCCTTCCCCCACGCGAGGCGCCGGATCAGGAGGAGCTCTTCCCGGAGGCGGTGCGCGACGTCGGTCTCGGCCGGCTCGGCGGAAGCGATCTCCAGCAGTCCGCGCTCCCGGAGGGCGGAAAGCGCCTTGATCCCTTCGAACCCGGTCATGCAGGCTTTCCGGAACACCCGCTCCGGGACCTCCGAGAATTCAAGCGCCTTCCAGAGGACCCGTTCGGGTTCCGTGAAGGAGTACGGGTCGACCCGCTCCCCCTTCCTGCGGGTCACCCGGAACTGCCCGGGGGGGAAGCTCTGGCGGTAGATGGGGTACTCGTCGAGGAACTGCATCCCTTCCATCATGAGGATGTCCGGCCGGATCGGCTCCCCGCCCCACGGGAGGGGCTGAATGGCGAACGTCTCGAACCGGTACTCCCCTTCACGGTACGTCAGCACGTCGAACAGGCACTCCTTGATCTGCAGCACGAGGTACCGGGAAACGATCTCCCGCGGGACCATCCCCCGGTCGATCAGGATCTCGCCGATCTTCTTCCCCCCGCCCTTTCCCCTCGCGTCCAGGACGCGCTTCAGCTCTCCGTCGGTCAGGTAGCCTGCGTCCCGCAGCATCATGCCCAGGAGGGAACGCTCTTCCCGGCCGTGGAGCGGCTGGACGTCGACGATCCTGCCTTCCGAAAAGAAGAAGACCGTCGATCGGTCGGAGCAGGAGATGGTGAGGGAGCCGCTCTTTCCCTGGGAGGAGATGAGCTGGAAGATGTCCGGGATGCTGAAATCGGCGATTTTCCCCTTCAATTCCCGCTACCTCCTCGGAATGATGTTATACATTGCCTGAAGTTTCGAGAACGAGTGCCAGCTCCAGGCGATCCCGGCGATCCAGAGGAGGACAAGGGCGGGGACCGCCACCATCATCAGCCCTCCGAGCATGTCCGAGATCAGGGCGGGCACGTCGGCGGTCGCGCTTGCGGAAACGGTGACGACGCCCAGGACCATGGAAAGGAGCAGGCCGTACAGCAGAACGGGCAGCGTCTTCCCCGCCCAGATTGCACCCGCCCCCGGAACGAAGACGGAGCAGGCCTTCACGTAGCGGCGGTGCATAGTGATGGTCAGGAGCCTGTGCTCCCGCTCCTCGCCGGACCGGATCCCTCCGCCGACCTGCGCGCGGCACTGGTTGCAGATGTCCGTGAAATCCGGCCCTCCGACGACCAATGTGCAGGTGCCGCACGACCGGCAGCTGTTGTGCGTCCAGATCTTTCCTCCCAGCGCCTTCCAGAGCAGCATCCAGAGCAGCGCGGCGGCAAGGAACGGCGGAGTCCAGCCTCCCGCCAGCGGGCGGAAAAGGAAGCGTTGCACCGCCCCGTCCAGCCCGTCGCGGACCCAGTCCCACCGCAGGGCGAACAGCTCCTTCCACCCCCCCCGCATCCGGAGGGGGGATGGCACGAGCTCCCCGTGCGTCATCTCCTCCGCGCGGTAGTCGAAAAGCGCAAGGTCGCGCAGGCTCCCCCACGCGGTTTCCTGGACCTTCGCCGCTTCTTCGAGGCGGAACGTCTGCAGGTAGAGCTGGTACGAGTTCCAGTACGCGGGGCCACCCCGGGGGCTCCTCGCCATCGCCGCCTCGAAATCGGCCAGCGCCTCCGCGGGTTTGCCGAGCCGGTACCGGACGATCCCCCGGTTGTTATACCCCTCCGACGGCTCCGCCGCGTCCCGGATCCACTCGGTCCATAACGCGTCGGCGGCCGGGTAGTTCCCCGCCTGCATCTCGGCCCTCGCCCGGGCGAACCGCCTCATCTCGTACCAGCGGGATTCGTCGATCGGGAGCCCGGCGGCCGGTACGCTCTCCGGCCAATCCCGCGGGAAATATCCTTCGCCCCCGAGCCATCCGCCCTGGCGCGTCTCCCCCGTATATTTCGCGAACGCCTGGAGCGCTCCTCCGAACGGGACGGCCGAGCCGAGGAACAGGACGGCGACGGCAGCCGCCGCGGCTTCCCGCCGCCGGAGGTAACCGGCGGAAAGGAAGAGCCAGAACACCGAGGCCACTCCGAGGCCGACCCCCGCGAGAAGCGGCGAAAGGGAGACAGCAAGGAACAGGGCGAACGCGAAAAGGGCCTGACGGGGTAATTTTTTCAGGAGCCGCGCCAGGTCCGACGTGAGCGCAGGCTGCGCCTTGAGCAGGAGGGAGATCGAGACCCAGACCGCGAACCAGGAGGCCGATGCGACAAGGAAAAGGAGCGACCACGAGGCGCACCCGAGCAGGCTCGGCCCGTAGAGGCGAAGCGCCTCGCTCAGCCCTTCCAGGTCCATGAAAAACCGGGTGATCCGCAGGGTCGCCAGGTCGTGCCGGACCAGCCAGGCCCACAACGCAACGGAGAACGGCGCGACGCGGGTCGTGGTCCGGAGCACCTTTTCCGCCCGGTCTTCCCACCCCGCACGGCGGGCGCGGTCGAACAGCCGGTCCGGGACCTCGTTGATGGACACGATCGCGTGCTCGAGCATCGATTTCCGGAGCGCCTGGACCTTCCGCTCCAGCAGCTCCTCCTTCCCCGGCTCCGCCGCGTCGATGAGGAGCAACGCGTCTTCGCGGACCTTCGCCGGATAGCCGGCGAACGGCTCGGAGGCCCATCCCGTCATCGGAAGGCAGGCGAGAAACAGCATGATAACGAACCGCGCCATAACAGGATATGCTAACATTTGTTCGAGGAAATTTCCTTAATGGACGACTTCCGGAAACTCGTAGAGATCATGGCGCGCCTCCGGGCGGAGGGCGGGTGCGAGTGGGACCGCGCCCAGACCCACGAGACGCTGCGGCAATACCTCGTCGAGGAAACCCACGAAGTCGTCGACGCGATCCGTCGGAGGGACCCGGAGCTTCTCTGCGAGGAGCTGGGGGACCTGCTCCTCCAGATCCTGTTCCACGCCCGGATCGCCGGCGAACGGGGAGATTTCGACATTCACGATGTCATAGCATCCATTACCGACAAGATGATCCGCAGGCACCCGCATGTTTTCGGCAACGCCCGGGCCGACGATCCGGAAGCCGTTGCCCCCCAATGGGAG
Coding sequences within it:
- a CDS encoding DUF4388 domain-containing protein, encoding MKGKIADFSIPDIFQLISSQGKSGSLTISCSDRSTVFFFSEGRIVDVQPLHGREERSLLGMMLRDAGYLTDGELKRVLDARGKGGGKKIGEILIDRGMVPREIVSRYLVLQIKECLFDVLTYREGEYRFETFAIQPLPWGGEPIRPDILMMEGMQFLDEYPIYRQSFPPGQFRVTRRKGERVDPYSFTEPERVLWKALEFSEVPERVFRKACMTGFEGIKALSALRERGLLEIASAEPAETDVAHRLREELLLIRRLAWGKAALWIGAGFVVAMWIRGTLLSKSAADLFTGWASFF
- a CDS encoding tetratricopeptide repeat protein — translated: MARFVIMLFLACLPMTGWASEPFAGYPAKVREDALLLIDAAEPGKEELLERKVQALRKSMLEHAIVSINEVPDRLFDRARRAGWEDRAEKVLRTTTRVAPFSVALWAWLVRHDLATLRITRFFMDLEGLSEALRLYGPSLLGCASWSLLFLVASASWFAVWVSISLLLKAQPALTSDLARLLKKLPRQALFAFALFLAVSLSPLLAGVGLGVASVFWLFLSAGYLRRREAAAAAVAVLFLGSAVPFGGALQAFAKYTGETRQGGWLGGEGYFPRDWPESVPAAGLPIDESRWYEMRRFARARAEMQAGNYPAADALWTEWIRDAAEPSEGYNNRGIVRYRLGKPAEALADFEAAMARSPRGGPAYWNSYQLYLQTFRLEEAAKVQETAWGSLRDLALFDYRAEEMTHGELVPSPLRMRGGWKELFALRWDWVRDGLDGAVQRFLFRPLAGGWTPPFLAAALLWMLLWKALGGKIWTHNSCRSCGTCTLVVGGPDFTDICNQCRAQVGGGIRSGEEREHRLLTITMHRRYVKACSVFVPGAGAIWAGKTLPVLLYGLLLSMVLGVVTVSASATADVPALISDMLGGLMMVAVPALVLLWIAGIAWSWHSFSKLQAMYNIIPRR
- a CDS encoding MazG nucleotide pyrophosphohydrolase domain-containing protein, translated to MDDFRKLVEIMARLRAEGGCEWDRAQTHETLRQYLVEETHEVVDAIRRRDPELLCEELGDLLLQILFHARIAGERGDFDIHDVIASITDKMIRRHPHVFGNARADDPEAVAPQWE